From one Rhodamnia argentea isolate NSW1041297 chromosome 1, ASM2092103v1, whole genome shotgun sequence genomic stretch:
- the LOC115738817 gene encoding tryptamine 5-hydroxylase-like yields MDCNGSTTQMLSLLFLFLFTILIYIKRSHKHRHGDLSPPQPEHPPSPSPRLPIIGHLHLLTAMPHHALADLARRLGPIFHLQLGQVPTIVISSPRLARLVLKTHDHVFANRPQLIAARYLSFGCSDVTFSSYGPYWRQARRICMTELLGSKRVGSFRQVREEEMARLLGVLRSLSGSEVDMSKIFFGLANDVLCRVAFGKRFVAEGFGEGDKSHLVRVLTETQNLLAGFSVGDFFPRWEWVNWVTGLERRLQNNLVSLRSVCDEIIGDHVKKRERRIISLDADDDREDLLDVLMRVQQEDLEVPITDDNLKALVLDMFVAGTDTTAATLEWTMTELARNPRVMKKAQEEVCRNVPTSDKLGEGHLHDLHYLKAVIKETMRLHPPVPLLVPRESMERCVLDGYEVPARTRVLINAYVLGRDSESWDQPLEFRPERFEGSDIDVKDQDFRFLPFGGGRRGCPGFAFGLRTVETSLAKLLYHFNWAWPPGAKAHGMDLSEIFGLATRKKTPLVLVPTVRQRQEF; encoded by the exons ATGGACTGCAATGGATCCACAACCCAaatgctctctctcttgttcctcttcctcttcaccatCCTCATCTACATCAAACGCTCACACAAGCACCGCCACGGCGACCTATCGCCCCCCCAACCTGAGCACCCGCCTTCGCCGTCGCCGCGACTCCCTATTATAGGTCACCTCCACCTCCTCACCGCCATGCCCCACCACGCCCTCGCGGACCTCGCCCGCCGACTCGGCCCTATCTTCCACCTCCAACTTGGCCAAGTCCCCACCATCGTCATCTCCTCGCCGAGACTGGCGAGGCTTGTGCTCAAGACCCACGACCATGTCTTTGCGAACCGCCCCCAGCTCATCGCTGCTCGGTACCTCTCCTTCGGCTGCTCTGACGTCACCTTCTCCTCCTATGGCCCATACTGGCGCCAGGCGAGGAGAATATGCATGACCGAGCTGCTCGGCTCAAAAAGGGTGGGTTCCTTCCGACAAGTGCGCGAGGAGGAAATGGCTCGGTTACTCGGCGTGCTGCGATCTCTCTCGGGGTCGGAGGTGGACATGAGCAAGATATTCTTCGGGCTAGCCAACGACGTGCTATGTAGAGTGGCGTTCGGGAAGCGGTTCGTTGCAGAGGGTTTTGGAGAGGGAGACAAGAGCCATTTGGTGAGAGTTTTGACTGAGACTCAGAATTTGCTTGCTGGGTTCAGTGTGGGGGATTTCTTCCCAAGGTGGGAGTGGGTGAACTGGGTCACTGGTTTAGAGAGAAGGTTGCAGAACAACTTGGTAAGTTTGAGAAGTGTTTGCGATGAGATCATCGGAGACCAtgtgaagaagagagagaggaggatcATAAGTCTCGATGCTGATGATGATAGGGAAGATCTATTGGATGTGCTGATGAGGGTGCAACAGGAGGACTTGGAAGTGCCCATCACAGATGATAATCTCAAGGCTCTAGTcctg GACATGTTTGTAGCCGGAACCGATACAACAGCGGCAACTCTAGAATGGACCATGACAGAGCTAGCCAGAAACCCTAGAGTAATGAAGAAAGCACAAGAAGAAGTTTGCAGAAATGTACCCACTAGTGACAAGCTTGGGGAGGGACATCTCCACGACCTACATTACCTAAAAGCCGTGATCAAGGAAACAATGCGACTACACCCGCCAGTTCCACTGCTGGTTCCGCGGGAATCCATGGAGAGATGCGTGCTCGACGGCTATGAAGTACCTGCAAGAACTAGGGTGCTGATAAACGCTTATGTTCTTGGGAGAGACAGCGAGTCATGGGACCAACCCCTAGAGTTCAGACCCGAGAGGTTCGAGGGTAGTGACATTGATGTGAAGGACCAAGATTTCAGGTTTCTACCGTTTGGGGGAGGACGAAGAGGCTGCCCTGGGTTTGCTTTCGGTCTAAGGACTGTCGAGACTTCATTGGCAAAACTCCTGTATCATTTTAATTGGGCATGGCCGCCAGGCGCTAAAGCGCACGGTATGGACCTAAGTGAGATCTTTGGCCTCGCTACAAGGAAGAAGACGCCGCTTGTTCTTGTACCAACTGTCCGCCAACGTCAGGAGTTCTAG
- the LOC115738980 gene encoding heat shock protein 21, chloroplastic-like, giving the protein MSRSLSTHLKPIVLPLPSSSVASSLPSCRHPLHSLAFAPMRTTRCGGIRAAAATDGGDNLDHLQRAASGARRGQSQSQSQSQVQAQPKRRTAPVAPIGLWDRFPTARTVQQMMETMDRLMEDPFAYSGTWPLPLPSGGDGYSRGRTPWEIKEGESDYKMRFDMPGMTKEDVRLWVEQKMLVVRAEKSPKRAAENTAGAGVAAEQEEEEEEWSAKSYGRYSSRIALPENVEFEKIRAEVRDGVLYITIPKANSSGKIMDINVQ; this is encoded by the exons ATGTCGCGGTCTCTGAGCACCCACCTCAAGCCCATCGTCCTCCCTCTGCCGTCGTCGTCGGTGGCGAGCTCTCTTCCTTCGTGTCGTCACCCCCTGCACTCCCTCGCGTTCGCGCCGATGAGAACCACGCGCTGCGGAGGGATCAGGGCCGCGGCGGCGACCGACGGCGGGGACAACCTCGATCACCTTCAGAGAGCCGCCAGCGGCGCGCGCCGAGGTCAGTCTCAGTCTCAGTCTCAGTCTCAGGTTCAGGCTCAGCCCAAGAGAAGAACCGCCCCTGTCGCTCCTATTG GTTTATGGGACAGGTTTCCGACAGCAAGGACGGTGCAACAAATGATGGAGACGATGGATAGGTTGATGGAGGACCCGTTCGCCTACTCGGGCACGTGGCCGTTGCCCCTGCCGAGCGGCGGCGACGGGTACAGCCGCGGGAGGACGCCGTGGGAGATCAAAGAAGGCGAGAGCGATTACAAGATGAGGTTTGACATGCCCGGGATGACCAAGGAGGACGTGAGGCTGTGGGTCGAGCAGAAGATGCTCGTGGTCAGGGCCGAGAAGTCCCCCAAAAGGGCAGCGGAGAACACCGCAGGGGCGGGGGTGGCGGCGgagcaagaggaggaggaggaggagtggtCCGCGAAGAGCTACGGGCGGTACAGCAGCCGGATCGCGTTGCCCGAGAACGTGGAGTTTGAGAAGATCAGAGCAGAGGTGAGAGACGGAGTGTTATACATAACCATACCCAAGGCAAATTCCAGTGGCAAGATTATGGATATCAATGTCCAGTGA
- the LOC115738978 gene encoding two-component response regulator ARR11 isoform X2, with amino-acid sequence MMESSKGFSSPRSTAFPAGLRVLVVDDDPTWLKILEKMLKKCSYEVTTCGLARDALKLLRERKGGYDIVISDVNMPDMDGFKLLELVGLEMDLPVIMMSVDGETSRVKKGVQHGACDYLLKPIRMKELRNIWQHVFRKRIHEVRDIESHEGLEGLQVTQSGFDQFDDGHFFSGEDMLTPAKKRKDLENKHDEKDFTDSSSSTKKARVVWSVDLHQKFVKAVNLIGYDRKDVTCLVCSAEVGPKKILDLMNIPWLTRENVASHLQKYRLYLSRLQKENDLKISYGGMKHSDLNPQDAARALSRQNSINFEQNDATNCNSRISGNNLLIQNLNSKSNEINPRGTTITEKSSPGISHSLSPLEQEMKFPAIDGITPGSYSWREVPEIQFHQENAGNQPEDCFRRVAVPMGGLQNHVQIDQLLPVTSISSKAQLPNLIETKPLNVDYAISSFTQASPVKTRIDSFPVPTKIHTGNQQAIQPPSTNKPSMESQAFNPSCVTNLESSQRNFSSTTPESAFTSPDEVLQVGWLQDYSTCLGLQNIEFPDFGDPSMVAEVPMHLYTALKFDFEQLSDQSELPVINQGLFIA; translated from the exons TTACCACATGTGGATTAGCAAGAGATGCCCTGAAACTGCTTCGCGAAAGGAAGGGTGGATATGACATTGTCATTAGCGACGTTAACATGCCTGACATGGACGGCTTCAAACTCCTGGAACTTGTCGGCCTCGAGATGGATCTTCCTGTAATAA TGATGTCTGTGGACGGAGAGACGAGCAGAGTTAAGAAGGGCGTTCAACATGGGGCTTGTGATTATCTCCTCAAGCCCATCCGAATGAAAGAGCTCCGAAACATATGGCAGCATGTCTTTCGAAAGAGGATCCACGAGGTAAGGGACATTGAGAGTCATGAAGGTCTTGAAGGTCTTCAGGTAACCCAAAGCGGGTTTGATCAGTTTGATGATGGGCATTTCTTTAGTGGAGAAGATATGTTGACACcggcaaagaaaaggaaagacctAGAAAATAAGCACGATGAGAAAGACTTCACCGATTCTTCGTCTTCCACAAAGAAAGCTAGAGTAGTTTGGTCTGTTGATCTCCATCAGAAATTTGTGAAAGCAGTGAATctgattggatatgata GAAAGGATGTAACATGTCTTGTCTGTTCTGCAGAAGTCGGTCCCAAGAAAATACTGGACTTGATGAATATTCCATGGTTGACAAGAGAAAATGTCGCCAGCCACCTGCAG AAGTACCGGCTTTACTTGAGCAGGTTGCAGAAGGAAAATGATCTGAAAATTTCTTATGGCGGGATGAAGCATTCGGATCTAAACCCGCAAGATGCTGCCAGAGCATTGAGCCGTCAGAACTCCATCAATTTCGAGCAAAATGATGCTACAAATTGCAACTCGAGAATTTCGGGCAACAACTTGCTCATCCAGAATTTGAACTCCAAAAGCAATGAAATCAACCCCAGAGGGACTACAATCACCGAGAAATCTAGTCCAGGAATTAGTCACTCACTCTCTCCACTGGAGCAGGAAATGAAATTCCCAGCGATTGATGGGATTACCCCGGGATCGTACTCTTGGAGAGAAGTTCCAGAAATCCAATTTCACCAAGAAAATGCTGGGAATCAACCAGAAGATTGCTTTCGCCGCGTGGCTGTGCCTATGGGTGGCCTGCAGAATCATGTCCAAATAGATCAACTACTACCCGTCACGTCCATTAGTTCGAAAGCACAACTGCCCAACCTGATTGAAACCAAGCCTTTGAATGTTGATTATGCAATCAGCAGCTTTACTCAGGCAAGTCCAGTGAAAACGAGAATCGACTCTTTTCCTGTTCCCACCAAAATCCACACGGGAAATCAACAAGCTATTCAGCCCCCTTCCACCAACAAACCAAGCATGGAAAGTCAGGCCTTCAACCCGAGCTGCGTTACCAATTTGGAATCTTCCCAGAGGAATTTTTCTTCGACCACCCCTGAGTCGGCATTTACATCTCCAGATGAGGTTCTACAGGTCGGATGGCTTCAGGATTACTCCACATGCCTTGGACTCCAAAACATAGAGTTTCCGGATTTTGGGGACCCAAGCATGGTGGCTGAAGTCCCGATGCACTTGTACACTGCCCTGAAGTTCGACTTCGAGCAACTCTCCGACCAATCGGAGTTACCTGTAATAAATCAAGGTCTGTTCATAGCATGA
- the LOC115738978 gene encoding two-component response regulator ARR11 isoform X1, which translates to MMESSKGFSSPRSTAFPAGLRVLVVDDDPTWLKILEKMLKKCSYEVTTCGLARDALKLLRERKGGYDIVISDVNMPDMDGFKLLELVGLEMDLPVIMMSVDGETSRVKKGVQHGACDYLLKPIRMKELRNIWQHVFRKRIHEVRDIESHEGLEGLQVTQSGFDQFDDGHFFSGEDMLTPAKKRKDLENKHDEKDFTDSSSSTKKARVVWSVDLHQKFVKAVNLIGYDSQIFYSGKDVTCLVCSAEVGPKKILDLMNIPWLTRENVASHLQKYRLYLSRLQKENDLKISYGGMKHSDLNPQDAARALSRQNSINFEQNDATNCNSRISGNNLLIQNLNSKSNEINPRGTTITEKSSPGISHSLSPLEQEMKFPAIDGITPGSYSWREVPEIQFHQENAGNQPEDCFRRVAVPMGGLQNHVQIDQLLPVTSISSKAQLPNLIETKPLNVDYAISSFTQASPVKTRIDSFPVPTKIHTGNQQAIQPPSTNKPSMESQAFNPSCVTNLESSQRNFSSTTPESAFTSPDEVLQVGWLQDYSTCLGLQNIEFPDFGDPSMVAEVPMHLYTALKFDFEQLSDQSELPVINQGLFIA; encoded by the exons TTACCACATGTGGATTAGCAAGAGATGCCCTGAAACTGCTTCGCGAAAGGAAGGGTGGATATGACATTGTCATTAGCGACGTTAACATGCCTGACATGGACGGCTTCAAACTCCTGGAACTTGTCGGCCTCGAGATGGATCTTCCTGTAATAA TGATGTCTGTGGACGGAGAGACGAGCAGAGTTAAGAAGGGCGTTCAACATGGGGCTTGTGATTATCTCCTCAAGCCCATCCGAATGAAAGAGCTCCGAAACATATGGCAGCATGTCTTTCGAAAGAGGATCCACGAGGTAAGGGACATTGAGAGTCATGAAGGTCTTGAAGGTCTTCAGGTAACCCAAAGCGGGTTTGATCAGTTTGATGATGGGCATTTCTTTAGTGGAGAAGATATGTTGACACcggcaaagaaaaggaaagacctAGAAAATAAGCACGATGAGAAAGACTTCACCGATTCTTCGTCTTCCACAAAGAAAGCTAGAGTAGTTTGGTCTGTTGATCTCCATCAGAAATTTGTGAAAGCAGTGAATctgattggatatgata GCCAAATTTTCTATTCAGGAAAGGATGTAACATGTCTTGTCTGTTCTGCAGAAGTCGGTCCCAAGAAAATACTGGACTTGATGAATATTCCATGGTTGACAAGAGAAAATGTCGCCAGCCACCTGCAG AAGTACCGGCTTTACTTGAGCAGGTTGCAGAAGGAAAATGATCTGAAAATTTCTTATGGCGGGATGAAGCATTCGGATCTAAACCCGCAAGATGCTGCCAGAGCATTGAGCCGTCAGAACTCCATCAATTTCGAGCAAAATGATGCTACAAATTGCAACTCGAGAATTTCGGGCAACAACTTGCTCATCCAGAATTTGAACTCCAAAAGCAATGAAATCAACCCCAGAGGGACTACAATCACCGAGAAATCTAGTCCAGGAATTAGTCACTCACTCTCTCCACTGGAGCAGGAAATGAAATTCCCAGCGATTGATGGGATTACCCCGGGATCGTACTCTTGGAGAGAAGTTCCAGAAATCCAATTTCACCAAGAAAATGCTGGGAATCAACCAGAAGATTGCTTTCGCCGCGTGGCTGTGCCTATGGGTGGCCTGCAGAATCATGTCCAAATAGATCAACTACTACCCGTCACGTCCATTAGTTCGAAAGCACAACTGCCCAACCTGATTGAAACCAAGCCTTTGAATGTTGATTATGCAATCAGCAGCTTTACTCAGGCAAGTCCAGTGAAAACGAGAATCGACTCTTTTCCTGTTCCCACCAAAATCCACACGGGAAATCAACAAGCTATTCAGCCCCCTTCCACCAACAAACCAAGCATGGAAAGTCAGGCCTTCAACCCGAGCTGCGTTACCAATTTGGAATCTTCCCAGAGGAATTTTTCTTCGACCACCCCTGAGTCGGCATTTACATCTCCAGATGAGGTTCTACAGGTCGGATGGCTTCAGGATTACTCCACATGCCTTGGACTCCAAAACATAGAGTTTCCGGATTTTGGGGACCCAAGCATGGTGGCTGAAGTCCCGATGCACTTGTACACTGCCCTGAAGTTCGACTTCGAGCAACTCTCCGACCAATCGGAGTTACCTGTAATAAATCAAGGTCTGTTCATAGCATGA
- the LOC115738978 gene encoding two-component response regulator ARR11 isoform X3: MMESSKGFSSPRSTAFPAGLRVLVVDDDPTWLKILEKMLKKCSYEVTTCGLARDALKLLRERKGGYDIVISDVNMPDMDGFKLLELVGLEMDLPVIMMSVDGETSRVKKGVQHGACDYLLKPIRMKELRNIWQHVFRKRIHEVRDIESHEGLEGLQVTQSGFDQFDDGHFFSGEDMLTPAKKRKDLENKHDEKDFTDSSSSTKKARVVWSVDLHQKFVKAVNLIGYDKVGPKKILDLMNIPWLTRENVASHLQKYRLYLSRLQKENDLKISYGGMKHSDLNPQDAARALSRQNSINFEQNDATNCNSRISGNNLLIQNLNSKSNEINPRGTTITEKSSPGISHSLSPLEQEMKFPAIDGITPGSYSWREVPEIQFHQENAGNQPEDCFRRVAVPMGGLQNHVQIDQLLPVTSISSKAQLPNLIETKPLNVDYAISSFTQASPVKTRIDSFPVPTKIHTGNQQAIQPPSTNKPSMESQAFNPSCVTNLESSQRNFSSTTPESAFTSPDEVLQVGWLQDYSTCLGLQNIEFPDFGDPSMVAEVPMHLYTALKFDFEQLSDQSELPVINQGLFIA, encoded by the exons TTACCACATGTGGATTAGCAAGAGATGCCCTGAAACTGCTTCGCGAAAGGAAGGGTGGATATGACATTGTCATTAGCGACGTTAACATGCCTGACATGGACGGCTTCAAACTCCTGGAACTTGTCGGCCTCGAGATGGATCTTCCTGTAATAA TGATGTCTGTGGACGGAGAGACGAGCAGAGTTAAGAAGGGCGTTCAACATGGGGCTTGTGATTATCTCCTCAAGCCCATCCGAATGAAAGAGCTCCGAAACATATGGCAGCATGTCTTTCGAAAGAGGATCCACGAGGTAAGGGACATTGAGAGTCATGAAGGTCTTGAAGGTCTTCAGGTAACCCAAAGCGGGTTTGATCAGTTTGATGATGGGCATTTCTTTAGTGGAGAAGATATGTTGACACcggcaaagaaaaggaaagacctAGAAAATAAGCACGATGAGAAAGACTTCACCGATTCTTCGTCTTCCACAAAGAAAGCTAGAGTAGTTTGGTCTGTTGATCTCCATCAGAAATTTGTGAAAGCAGTGAATctgattggatatgata AAGTCGGTCCCAAGAAAATACTGGACTTGATGAATATTCCATGGTTGACAAGAGAAAATGTCGCCAGCCACCTGCAG AAGTACCGGCTTTACTTGAGCAGGTTGCAGAAGGAAAATGATCTGAAAATTTCTTATGGCGGGATGAAGCATTCGGATCTAAACCCGCAAGATGCTGCCAGAGCATTGAGCCGTCAGAACTCCATCAATTTCGAGCAAAATGATGCTACAAATTGCAACTCGAGAATTTCGGGCAACAACTTGCTCATCCAGAATTTGAACTCCAAAAGCAATGAAATCAACCCCAGAGGGACTACAATCACCGAGAAATCTAGTCCAGGAATTAGTCACTCACTCTCTCCACTGGAGCAGGAAATGAAATTCCCAGCGATTGATGGGATTACCCCGGGATCGTACTCTTGGAGAGAAGTTCCAGAAATCCAATTTCACCAAGAAAATGCTGGGAATCAACCAGAAGATTGCTTTCGCCGCGTGGCTGTGCCTATGGGTGGCCTGCAGAATCATGTCCAAATAGATCAACTACTACCCGTCACGTCCATTAGTTCGAAAGCACAACTGCCCAACCTGATTGAAACCAAGCCTTTGAATGTTGATTATGCAATCAGCAGCTTTACTCAGGCAAGTCCAGTGAAAACGAGAATCGACTCTTTTCCTGTTCCCACCAAAATCCACACGGGAAATCAACAAGCTATTCAGCCCCCTTCCACCAACAAACCAAGCATGGAAAGTCAGGCCTTCAACCCGAGCTGCGTTACCAATTTGGAATCTTCCCAGAGGAATTTTTCTTCGACCACCCCTGAGTCGGCATTTACATCTCCAGATGAGGTTCTACAGGTCGGATGGCTTCAGGATTACTCCACATGCCTTGGACTCCAAAACATAGAGTTTCCGGATTTTGGGGACCCAAGCATGGTGGCTGAAGTCCCGATGCACTTGTACACTGCCCTGAAGTTCGACTTCGAGCAACTCTCCGACCAATCGGAGTTACCTGTAATAAATCAAGGTCTGTTCATAGCATGA